The following are encoded together in the Culex pipiens pallens isolate TS chromosome 1, TS_CPP_V2, whole genome shotgun sequence genome:
- the LOC120431369 gene encoding tyrosine--tRNA ligase, mitochondrial encodes MIVRSVLHRSRLLRWPLPVAARHYTEGNILKLQDRGFFQDVFPAEAIDKARTTLGAAPQTVYAGFDPTADSLHVGNLLVIIGLLHSQRAGHQPIALLGGATGQIGDPSGRKTERQAMLLDTVNRNLRCIGEQIERIFENHRGLMWEKRGHGGALKPVLVVNNADWYRELNFVEFVSRVGRHFRMGSMLSRASVQSRLQQDAGMSFTEFTYQIFQAYDWCHLLQKHNCRFQLGGSDQMGNIMSGHELISRVEPGKDVYGITLPLITNEEGDKFGKSAGNAVWLGAEKTSPYGLYQFFRRTPDSEVEKLLRLLTFLPLDEIRSVMARHQRTPELWEAQKRLAQELTLLVHGEEGLRKAENISDALFSGNVQALGELEVRDIKQTFGGAPLVEILPEPGLSVLDVAMKAKCFRNEQDATRIIAAGGFSINLNKAKNVAEVLAPGVHILKNGISLLRVGKRNYYIVKWLA; translated from the exons ATGATTGTGCGGTCGGTTCTGCACCGGAGTCGGCTCCTCCGGTGGCCACTTCCCGTGGCCGCGCGACACTACACTGAGGGAAACATTCTGAAGCTGCAGGATCGGGGATTCTTCCAGGACGTCTTTCCGGCCGAGGCAAT CGACAAAGCCCGCACCACGCTGGGCGCCGCCCCGCAAACCGTTTACGCCGGGTTTGATCCGACGGCGGACAGCTTGCACGTGGGCAATCTGCTGGTCATCATCGGCCTTCTGCACAGCCAACGGGCCGGCCATCAACCGATTGCGCTGCTCGGTGGCGCCACCGGCCAGATCGGAGACCCCAGCGGGCGCAAGACGGAACGTCAGGCCATGTTGCTGGACACGGTGAACCGGAACCTGCGCTGCATCGGGGAACAGATCGAGCGGATATTCGAGAACCATCGCGGGTTGATGTGGGAAAAGCGTGGCCATGGAGGGGCGTTGAAGCCGGTTCTGGTGGTCAACAATGCCGATTGGTACCGGGAGTTGAACTTTGTGGAGTTTGTGTCGCGCGTTGGCCGTCACTTCCGGATGGGATCGATGCTGTCGAGGGCGTCCGTGCAAAGTCGACTTCAGCAGGACGCGGGAATGAGCTTCACCGAGTTTACGTATCAGATCTTCCAGGCGTACGACTGGTGCCATCTGCTACAGAAACACAACTGCCGGTTCCAGCTGGGCGGAAGTGATCAGATGGGCAACATCATGTCCGGCCACGAACTGATCTCACGCGTGGAACCCGGAAAGGATGTCTACGGAATAACCCTGCCACTAATAACCAACGAAGAAGGTGACAAATTCGGAAAATCAGCCGGAAATGCCGTCTGGCTCGGCGCAGAAAAAACTTCCCCGTACGGCCTCTACCAGTTCTTCCGGCGAACGCCGGACTCGGAAGTGGAGAAACTGCTCCGCCTCCTGACCTTCCTTCCCCTGGACGAAATCCGAAGCGTGATGGCCCGGCACCAGCGAACTCCGGAACTATGGGAAGCCCAGAAACGACTCGCCCAGGAACTGACCCTGCTCGTTCACGGCGAGGAAGGTCTCCGCAAAGCGGAGAACATTAGCGATGCGCTGTTCAGCGGGAACGTCCAGGCGCTGGGAGAGCTGGAAGTGCGCGACATCAAGCAGACCTTCGGCGGCGCTCCGCTGGTGGAGATTCTGCCCGAGCCGGGCCTGTCCGTGCTGGACGTGGCCATGAAGGCCAAGTGCTTCCGGAATGAGC AGGATGCCACCCGGATCATCGCCGCCGGAGGTTTCTCGATCAACCTGAACAAGGCCAAGAACGTGGCGGAAGTGCTGGCGCCGGGCGTTCACATCCTGAAGAATGGCATCTCGTTGCTGCGGGTTGGCAAGCGGAACTACTACATCGTCAAGTGGTTGgcgtaa
- the LOC120431201 gene encoding chondroitin sulfate glucuronyltransferase — MWKLCNVSRNQYFLVGLLVGFLYSYYMPQDLTEIVTECPEATEREHLLAEDAKYGSEFEPQLNLEQKPMTARKQVKNIVRPRYYYTELGIREKLFVGVMTTQENIDSLATAINRTSAHLVNKIKFFINADNVKANFKLKNIVGFTDTRENLRPFHVLKYIADNYLDDYDYFLLVSDTGYVNARQLRETLSHISISFDVYMGTPHGTTFDEEEPDRPSDAQYCDLHAGIVLSSSVIRKIRANLDWCVRNSVSNQHNLNIGRCVKYSSKIDSCQSSWQGINVTSYKLNSYKIYRDLHMIKHEAAFNRASVIYPITTADDFYLLHAYFSRVHLEQINAAKEQIHQEASAISNGTLSNDILEVRWPLGVPKPNPSESRHDIIPWTHLNLTHSFMYTSEINVRPLSSVDAEDMQNILNKTILEAHRSNPQLEYRGLHSAYRKFDAVRGMDYRMHLSFYDRGRREHVLKSFEVVKPIGLIEIVPSPYVTESTRIAILLPTLEHQVHDAEQFVQHYEKTCMDNQDNTFLMLIFYYRAETPSKGDEDVFLPLKNLALTLTDRHKQDGSRIAWVSIRLPPELTTPFNPNNLLSTSMYGSAPQQLLSFAAADLALRKIGLDSLVMICSAEATFRSDFLNRVRMNTIAGFQVFSPIAFRQYPCGWTKLCKECDGCDVGQSTGYFDRANYDVVAFYSRDYVDARKLLEQPPLVRSDRDIVNLLNYTQDAIGSPLERIENVAEMFVRASGKIHVLRGIEPNLRLGRAMEHFLAEVDPEGEQLQRLRCEEQTDQRDRCVRIASKKQIGDVLVQHDGADGRENEVKK; from the coding sequence ATGTGGAAGCTGTGCAACGTCAGCCGCAACCAGTACTTCCTGGTGGGGCTGCTGGTCGGCTTCCTGTACAGCTACTACATGCCCCAGGATCTGACGGAGATCGTAACGGAGTGTCCGGAGGCGACGGAGCGGGAACACCTGCTGGCGGAGGACGCCAAGTACGGGAGCGAGTTTGAGCCGCAGTTGAATTTGGAGCAGAAGCCGATGACGGCCCGAAAGCAGGTGAAGAACATTGTGAGGCCTCGGTACTACTACACGGAGCTGGGGATCCGGGAGAAGTTGTTCGTGGGGGTGATGACCACCCAGGAGAACATCGACTCGCTGGCGACGGCCATTAATAGGACGTCGGCCCATCTGGTGAACAAGATCAAGTTCTTCATCAATGCGGATAATGTAAAGGCAAATTTTAAACTGAAGAACATCGTTGGCTTTACGGACACGAGGGAGAATCTGAGACCGTTTCACGTGCTCAAGTACATTGCGGACAACTATCTGGATGATTACGACTACTTCCTGCTGGTATCGGACACTGGATATGTGAATGCACGCCAGCTTCGGGAAACGCTGTCTCACATTAGCATTAGCTTCGACGTTTACATGGGAACTCCGCATGGGACGACTTTCGACGAGGAAGAGCCGGATCGGCCATCGGATGCGCAGTACTGCGACCTGCATGCCGGAATCGTGCTCAGTAGCAGCGTCATCCGCAAGATCCGCGCAAATTTGGACTGGTGCGTCCGGAATTCGGTGTCCAACCAGCACAACCTGAACATAGGACGTTGCGTCAAGTACTCGAGCAAGATTGACAGCTGCCAAAGCTCGTGGCAGGGCATCAACGTGACAAGCTACAAGCTCAACAGCTACAAAATCTACCGCGATCTTCACATGATCAAGCACGAGGCGGCCTTCAACCGAGCATCGGTGATCTACCCGATCACGACCGCCGATGACTTCTACCTCTTGCATGCGTATTTCTCCCGCGTTCACCTCGAGCAAATCAACGCGGCCAAAGAGCAAATCCACCAGGAAGCATCAGCCATCTCGAACGGCACCCTCTCCAACGACATCCTGGAAGTGCGCTGGCCACTTGGCGTGCCCAAACCGAACCCCTCCGAGTCCCGGCACGACATCATCCCGTGGACCCATCTCAACCTGACGCACTCCTTCATGTACACCTCGGAGATCAACGTGCGGCCGCTCTCGTCCGTTGACGCCGAAGACATGCAGAACATCCTCAACAAAACCATCCTCGAGGCTCACCGCTCCAACCCTCAGCTCGAATACCGTGGCCTGCACTCCGCGTACCGCAAGTTCGACGCCGTCCGCGGCATGGACTACCGGATGCACCTGAGTTTCTACGATCGTGGCCGGCGCGAGCACGTCCTCAAGAGCTTCGAAGTGGTCAAACCGATCGGTCTCATCGAGATCGTCCCATCGCCCTACGTAACCGAAAGCACGCGAATCGCCATTCTCCTCCCGACGCTCGAGCACCAGGTCCACGACGCGGAGCAGTTCGTGCAGCATTACGAAAAGACCTGCATGGACAACCAGGACAACACCTTCCTCATGCTGATCTTCTACTACCGCGCGGAAACGCCCAGCAAAGGCGACGAGGACGTGTTCTTACCGCTGAAGAACCTAGCCCTGACCCTAACCGATCGTCACAAGCAGGACGGCTCCCGAATCGCGTGGGTTTCGATCCGCCTCCCACCGGAACTGACCACCCCCTTCAACCCAAACAACCTGCTCTCCACCTCGATGTACGGTTCGGCCCCGCAACAACTGCTCAGCTTTGCCGCCGCCGATCTCGCCCTGCGCAAGATCGGCCTCGACAGCCTGGTCATGATCTGCTCGGCCGAGGCCACCTTCCGGTCGGACTTTCTGAACCGCGTCCGCATGAACACGATCGCCGGCTTCCAGGTGTTCAGCCCGATCGCGTTCCGGCAGTACCCGTGCGGCTGGACCAAACTGTGCAAGGAGTGCGACGGCTGCGACGTGGGCCAAAGCACCGGCTACTTTGACCGGGCCAACTACGACGTGGTCGCCTTCTACAGCCGCGATTACGTGGACGCGCGCAAGCTGCTCGAGCAGCCCCCCCTCGTGCGCAGCGATCGCGACATCGTGAACCTGCTCAACTACACGCAGGATGCGATCGGGTCACCGCTGGAGCGGATCGAAAACGTGGCGGAGATGTTTGTGCGGGCGAGCGGGAAGATCCACGTGCTGCGCGGAATCGAGCCGAATCTGCGGCTGGGACGGGCCATGGAGCACTTTCTGGCGGAGGTGGATCCCGAGGGGGAGCAGCTGCAACGGCTGAGGTGCGAGGAGCAGACGGATCAGCGCGATCGGTGCGTGAGGATCGCGTCGAAGAAGCAGATCGGGGACGTGCTGGTGCAGCACGATGGCGCCGATGGCCGGGAGAATGAGGTGAAGAAGTGA
- the LOC120431424 gene encoding putative odorant receptor 83c — MSVKMSTPEQSLVRNFEISYRLCEKIGLNALDRNYRPNWRTVYPGTVNVFALVQLLYLLGTERADLLQFLLILPHFLFTAQGFHKFILCTRRSSKIFALRCKLTEIQALLLETKSSGPVICRTLNISRLLQTLIFVFYLASVVLTILVPTMLWLVIGKKTFMFLFFVPGFDQYSTEGFLVNTILHAVILLAAFHAYTGYECLFLGMIMPVGAYVDAFGNEVQELNSVLSLKERNDPAIRARLNRIVKLHQLMNEYKAMLEELYNVLILSTIGLNYLGIISTIVVILKSNDRMAYIFFALMFEILFRICLMGTIITVKNDQLVGHLYNIEWYQLAPDQAKDLRFMLHQAQNPTSVTIGKYALLNLEGYMSVLKSIYSYVMVLVTVLE, encoded by the exons ATGTCCGTCAAAATGTCCACACCCGAGCAGAGTCTCGTCCGGAACTTTGAAATCAGCTACCGTCTGTGCGAGAAGATTGGCCTCAACGCTCTCGATCGCAACTACCGTCCCAATTGGCGAACCGTCTACCCGGGAACGGTGAACGTGTTCGCCCTGGTCCAGCTCCTGTACCTGCTGGGGACCGAACGGGCTGATTTGCTGCAATTCCTGTTGATTCTGCCGCATTTTCTGTTTACGGCTCAAGGTTTTCACAAGTTCATCTTGTGCACCAGGCGATCCTCGAAGATCTTTGCTTTGCGCTGCAAACTGACGGAGATTCAAGCCCTGCTGCTGGAAACGAAAAGCAGCGGTCCGGTTATCTGCAGAACCTTGAACATTTCTCGACTTCTGCAGACGTTGATCTTCGTGTTCTATCTGGCTTCGGTGGTTCTCACCATCCTGGTTCCGACCATGCTATGGCTAGTGATCGGCAAAAAGACCTTTatgttcttgttttttgttcCGGGCTTTGACCAATATTCTACCGAAGGATTTTTGGTGAATACGATCCTGCATGCCGTCATACTCCTGGCAGCATTCCATGCCTACACGGGCTACGAATGTTTGTTTCTGGGGATGATCATGCCGGTTGGAGCGTACGTTGATGCATTTGGCAACGAGGTGCAAGAGTTGAACTCCGTGTTGAGTCTCAAGGAACGTAACGATCCCGCGATCCGTGCTCGTCTGAACCGGATCGTGAAGCTGCATCAGCTGATGAACGAGTACAAAGCCATGCTGGAGGAGCTGTACAACGTTTTGATCCTGAGCACAATCGGACTAAACTATCTGGGCATTATCAGCACGATCGTCGTGATCCTGAAGTCGAACGATCGCATGGCGTACATTTTCTTCGCACTGATGTTTGAGATACTTTTCCGGATCTGTCTGATGGGAACGATCATCACGGTGAAG AATGATCAACTGGTGGGTCATCTGTACAACATCGAGTGGTACCAGCTGGCACCGGACCAGGCCAAGGATCTTCGTTTTATGCTGCATCAAGCGCAGAATCCTACCAGCGTTACGATCGGGAAGTATGCACTGCTCAACCTGGAAGGTTACATGAGTGTCCTCAAGTCGATTTACTCTTATGTGATGGTTTTGGTGACGGTTTTAGAGTAG
- the LOC120431137 gene encoding acetylcholine receptor subunit beta-like 1, with product MRLKPWLLSLAVAIQYYFGIVNGSEDEERLVRDLFRGYNKLIRPVQNMTQKVDVRFGLAFVQLINVNEKNQIMKSNVWLRLVWSDYQLQWDEADYGGIGVLRLPPDKVWKPDIVLFNNADGNYEVRYKSNVLIYPNGEVLWVPPAIYQSSCTIDVTYFPFDQQTCIMKFGSWTFNGDQVSLALYNNKNFVDLSDYWKSGTWDIIEVPAYLNVYEGNPTETDITFYIIIRRKTLFYTVNLILPTVLISFLCVLVFYLPAEAGEKVTLGISILLSLVVFLLLVSKILPPTSLVLPLIAKYLLFTFIMNTVSILVTVIIINWNFRGPRTHRMPMWIRSVFLHYLPAMLLMKRPRKTRLRWMMEMPGMSMPPQPHTHPSYGSPAEVPKHISALGGKQSKMDVMELSDLHHPNCKMNRKMNSGDIGLGADSCRRESESSDSILLSPEASKATEAVEFIAEHLRNEDLYIQTREDWKYVAMVIDRLQLYIFFIVTTAGTVGILMDAPHIFEYVDQDRIIEIYRGK from the exons ATGAGGCTCAAACCGTGGCTGCTGTCGCTGGCAGTGGCGATCCAGTATTACTTTGGAATTG TAAATGGCTCCGAGGATGAGGAACGACTGGTGCGGGATCTGTTCCGCGGGTACAACAAGCTGATCCGGCCCGTGCAGAACATGACCCAGAAGGTGGACGTCCGGTTCGGGTTGGCGTTCGTGCAGCTGATCAACGTG AACGAGAAGAATCAGATCATGAAGTCGAACGTGTGGTTACGACTCGTCTGGAGCGACTACCAGCTGCAGTGGGACGAGGCCGATTACGGCGGTATCGGCGTGCTGCGGTTACCCCCGGACAAGGTCTGGAAGCCGGATATCGTGCTGTTCAACAA TGCCGACGGTAACTACGAGGTGCGCTACAAGTCCAACGTGTTGATCTACCCGAACGGCGAGGTTCTGTGGGTTCCGCCAGCCATCTACCAGAGCTCGTGCACGATCGACGTGACGTACTTCCCGTTCGATCAGCAGACGTGCATCATGAAGTTCGGCTCGTGGACGTTCAACGGCGACCAGGTCTCGCTGGCGCTGTACAACAACAAGAACTTTGTCGATCTTTCCGACTACTGGAAGTCCGGTACGTGGGACATCATCGAGGTGCCGGCCTACCTGAACGTGTACGAGGGCAACCCGACCGAGACGGACATCACGTTCTACATCATCATCCGGCGCAAGACCCTGTTCTACACGGTCAACTTGATCCTGCCGACGGTACTGATTTCGTTCCTTTGCGTGCTTGTGTTCTACCTGCCTGCCGAAGCCGGCGAAAAGGTGACGCTCGGTATCAGTATTCTGCTGTCACTGGTTGTGTTCCTGTTGCTGGTGTCGAAAATTCTGCCGCCGACCTCGCTCGTACTGCCACTGATTGCCAAGTATTTGCTGTTCACCTTCATCATGAACACCGTCTCCATCCTGGtcaccgtcatcatcatcaactGGAACTTCCGTGGGCCGCGCACGCACCGCATGCCCATGTGGATCCGGTCCGTGTTCCTGCACTACCTGCCGGCCATGCTGCTCATGAAGCGTCCCCGGAAGACGCGGCTCCGCTGGATGATGGAGATGCCCGGCATGAGCATGCCCCCGCAGCCGCACACCCACCCCTCGTACGGATCGCCGGCCGAAGTGCCCAAACACATCAGCGCGCTCGGCGGCAAGCAGTCCAAGATGGACGTGATGGAGCTGTCCGACCTGCACCACCCGAACTGCAAGATGAACCGCAAGATGAACAGCGGCGACATCGGACTGGGCGCGGACTCGTGCCGCCGGGAGAGCGAAAGCTCCGACTCGATTCTGCTGTCGCCGGAGGCGAGCAAGGCCACCGAGGCGGTCGAGTTCATCGCGGAGCATCTGCGCAACGAGGATCTGTACATTCAG ACCCGCGAGGACTGGAAGTACGTGGCGATGGTGATCGATCGGCTGCAGCTGTACATCTTCTTCATCGTGACCACGGCCGGCACGGTCGGCATCCTGATGGACGCGCCGCACATCTTCGAGTACGTCGACCAGGACCGCATCATCGAAATCTACCGGGGCAAGTAA